Proteins co-encoded in one Bradyrhizobium sp. 170 genomic window:
- a CDS encoding acetyl-CoA C-acetyltransferase has translation MSDDVVIVSAARTPVGSFNGAFATTPAHDLGAVAIKAALERAGIEPGRVSEVIMGQILTAAQGQNPARQASIAAGIPVESPAWGVNQLCGSGLRTVALGYQALLNGDSEIVVAGGQESMSMAPHAQYLRGGVKMGGLELVDTMIKDGLWDAFNGYHMGNTAENVARQYQITRAQQDEFAVFSQNKAEAAQKAGKFKDEIVPVTIKTRKGDIIVSDDEYPRHGATIDSMAKLKPAFEKDGTVTAGSASGINDGAAAVVLMTAKQAAKEGKKVLGRIVSWGQAGVDPKIMGTGPIPASRAALKKAGWNIGDLDLIEANEAFAAQACAVNKDLGWDTGKVNVNGGAIAIGHPVGASGARVLVTLLHEMQKRDAKKGLATLCIGGGMGIAMCIARD, from the coding sequence ATGTCAGACGATGTCGTCATCGTCAGCGCCGCCCGCACCCCGGTCGGCAGCTTCAACGGCGCGTTCGCCACCACCCCGGCGCATGACCTCGGCGCCGTCGCCATCAAGGCTGCGCTGGAGCGGGCCGGCATCGAGCCGGGCCGCGTCTCCGAAGTCATCATGGGGCAGATCCTGACCGCTGCCCAAGGCCAGAACCCGGCTCGCCAGGCCTCGATCGCCGCCGGTATTCCGGTGGAAAGCCCGGCCTGGGGCGTTAACCAGCTCTGCGGAAGCGGCCTGCGCACGGTGGCACTCGGCTACCAGGCGCTGCTCAACGGCGATTCCGAAATCGTCGTCGCCGGCGGCCAGGAATCCATGAGCATGGCCCCGCACGCGCAGTATCTGCGCGGCGGCGTCAAGATGGGCGGCCTCGAGCTGGTCGACACCATGATCAAGGACGGCCTGTGGGACGCCTTCAACGGCTACCACATGGGCAACACCGCCGAGAACGTCGCGCGCCAGTACCAGATCACCCGCGCGCAGCAGGATGAGTTCGCGGTTTTCTCGCAGAACAAGGCCGAGGCGGCGCAGAAGGCCGGCAAGTTCAAGGACGAGATCGTTCCCGTCACCATCAAGACCCGCAAGGGCGACATCATCGTCAGCGACGACGAATATCCGCGCCATGGCGCCACCATCGATTCGATGGCGAAGCTGAAGCCCGCCTTCGAAAAGGACGGCACCGTCACCGCCGGCAGCGCATCCGGCATCAATGACGGCGCCGCCGCCGTGGTGCTGATGACCGCCAAGCAGGCCGCCAAGGAAGGCAAGAAAGTGCTTGGCCGCATCGTGTCGTGGGGCCAGGCCGGTGTCGATCCCAAGATCATGGGCACCGGGCCGATCCCGGCTTCCCGCGCCGCGCTGAAGAAGGCCGGCTGGAACATCGGCGACCTCGACCTGATCGAGGCCAACGAGGCGTTCGCCGCGCAGGCCTGCGCAGTCAACAAGGACCTCGGCTGGGATACCGGCAAGGTCAACGTCAATGGCGGCGCGATCGCGATCGGTCACCCGGTCGGCGCCTCCGGCGCGCGCGTGCTGGTGACGCTGCTGCACGAGATGCAGAAGCGCGACGCCAAGAAGGGCCTCGCCACGCTGT
- the phaR gene encoding polyhydroxyalkanoate synthesis repressor PhaR produces MAKSDQPTTIKKYANRRLYNTGTSTYVTLEDLAAMVKDGEDFLVYDAKTGDDITRSVLAQIIFEQENKAGQNLLPTTFLRQLIRFYGDSMQMVVPKYLEQSIDTLTREQEKFRKQLTNTFSGTPFAPLEEHVRRNMELFQQTFSMFKPFVPPRNGSTSSEPEKVPEPAADEDNIDDLRRQMKDMQDRLERMSKEPKKEE; encoded by the coding sequence ATGGCAAAGTCAGACCAACCTACGACCATCAAGAAATACGCCAACCGGCGGCTCTATAATACCGGCACCAGCACCTATGTGACGCTCGAGGATCTCGCGGCGATGGTGAAGGACGGCGAGGATTTTCTCGTCTACGACGCCAAGACCGGCGACGACATTACCCGCTCGGTGCTGGCGCAGATCATCTTCGAACAGGAAAACAAGGCCGGCCAGAATTTGTTGCCGACCACCTTCCTGCGGCAGTTGATCCGGTTCTACGGCGACAGCATGCAGATGGTGGTGCCGAAATATCTGGAGCAGTCGATCGACACGCTGACGCGCGAACAGGAAAAATTCCGCAAGCAGCTCACCAACACGTTCAGCGGAACGCCGTTTGCGCCGCTCGAAGAACATGTCCGCCGCAACATGGAATTGTTTCAGCAGACGTTCTCGATGTTCAAGCCGTTCGTGCCGCCGCGCAACGGATCGACGTCGTCAGAGCCGGAGAAAGTGCCGGAGCCGGCGGCTGACGAAGACAATATCGACGACCTTCGCCGCCAAATGAAAGACATGCAGGATCGCCTCGAGCGCATGTCGAAAGAGCCGAAGAAGGAAGAGTAA
- a CDS encoding bifunctional diguanylate cyclase/phosphodiesterase, whose translation MPPVPQASSILASLGQAAFLWDLTADTIDWSDNAGAVFTDIPAEALVSGSAFARLIEPSRSIRNEALAQSAPARTGEEGVAYRIEYGVRAAASAPMIWIEETGCWFGGPDGKPVRAQGIVRVNNERHARDEQLMRLSRHDPLTGELNRTHLVAALAETIEETMRFRSSCAFMLIGIDHLARVNDAFGFDVADAVIAEVGKRIRAKLRGGDVLGRFSGNKFGLILRNCTVDDTNTAAERFLAGIRDEVIPTKSGPVSVTASIGAVTIPRYARNADEAINRAQETLDGAKRRRAGSFSLWRPNVERDAQRRVNIRVTDEIVTALNERRIVAAFEPVVEARSRQPAFYECLVRMEQEDGQALLAPDIVPVAERLGLIRLVDHRVLELAIAELAASPNVRLSLNISPDTTMDPDWWTSIESLMQAHPGAGERLIVEITETVAIQDIDDVRGFVTRLKNFGSQIAIDDFGAGYTSFRNLRKLGVDIVKIDGAFVQNIARSADDRAFVHTLIDLANRLQIKTVAEWVQDEEAAVMLREWGCDYIQGRLIGLASPERPWSTAAETVLPAAG comes from the coding sequence ATGCCCCCTGTCCCGCAAGCCTCAAGCATCCTTGCCTCGCTAGGTCAGGCGGCCTTCCTGTGGGACCTGACGGCGGACACCATCGACTGGAGCGACAATGCCGGCGCGGTCTTCACCGACATTCCGGCGGAGGCGCTGGTCAGCGGCTCCGCCTTCGCCCGGTTGATCGAACCCTCCCGTTCGATCCGCAACGAGGCGCTCGCTCAATCTGCACCCGCGCGGACCGGCGAAGAAGGCGTCGCCTACCGGATCGAATATGGCGTTCGCGCCGCGGCCTCGGCGCCCATGATCTGGATCGAGGAGACCGGTTGCTGGTTTGGAGGGCCCGACGGCAAGCCGGTGCGCGCGCAAGGCATCGTCCGTGTCAACAACGAGCGCCACGCCCGCGACGAACAGCTCATGCGGCTTTCGAGGCACGATCCGCTGACCGGTGAACTCAATCGCACGCATCTCGTCGCCGCGCTGGCGGAAACGATCGAAGAAACCATGCGTTTCCGATCGTCCTGCGCCTTCATGCTGATCGGCATCGATCATCTGGCGCGCGTCAACGACGCCTTTGGCTTCGACGTGGCGGACGCCGTGATCGCCGAGGTCGGAAAACGCATCCGCGCCAAGCTGCGTGGGGGCGACGTGCTCGGCCGGTTCTCCGGCAACAAGTTCGGGCTGATCTTGAGGAACTGTACGGTCGACGACACCAATACTGCGGCCGAACGCTTCCTGGCAGGAATCCGCGACGAGGTGATCCCGACCAAATCCGGCCCGGTCTCGGTGACGGCCTCGATCGGCGCGGTCACCATCCCGCGTTACGCCCGCAATGCCGATGAGGCCATCAACCGCGCCCAGGAAACACTCGACGGCGCCAAGCGCCGCCGTGCCGGATCGTTCTCGCTGTGGCGTCCGAATGTCGAACGCGATGCCCAGCGCCGCGTCAACATCCGCGTCACCGACGAGATAGTCACCGCGCTCAACGAGCGCCGCATCGTCGCGGCGTTCGAGCCGGTGGTTGAAGCGCGCTCGCGACAGCCGGCGTTCTATGAGTGCCTGGTGCGGATGGAGCAGGAGGACGGGCAGGCGCTGCTGGCGCCCGATATCGTTCCGGTCGCGGAGCGATTGGGCCTGATCCGGCTGGTCGATCACCGCGTGCTCGAACTTGCGATCGCCGAACTCGCGGCGTCGCCGAACGTGCGGCTCAGCCTCAACATCTCGCCCGACACCACGATGGACCCGGACTGGTGGACTTCGATCGAATCGCTGATGCAGGCGCATCCCGGCGCCGGCGAGCGGCTGATCGTCGAAATCACCGAAACGGTCGCGATCCAGGATATCGACGATGTCCGCGGCTTCGTGACCCGTCTGAAGAACTTCGGCAGTCAGATCGCGATCGACGATTTCGGCGCCGGCTACACTTCATTCCGAAATTTGCGCAAGCTCGGCGTCGATATCGTGAAGATCGACGGCGCCTTCGTGCAGAACATCGCACGCTCGGCGGACGATCGCGCCTTCGTGCATACGCTGATCGATCTGGCGAACCGCCTGCAGATCAAGACGGTGGCGGAATGGGTGCAGGACGAGGAAGCCGCCGTGATGCTGCGCGAATGGGGCTGCGATTACATCCAGGGTCGCCTGATCGGGCTGGCCTCGCCGGAACGGCCGTGGAGCACGGCGGCAGAGACGGTGCTGCCGGCGGCGGGTTAG
- the rpmF gene encoding 50S ribosomal protein L32: MAVPRRKTSPSRRGMRRSADALKKPTYAEDKDSGELRRPHHLDLKTGMYKGRQVLKKKES, from the coding sequence ATGGCCGTTCCCAGAAGAAAAACATCGCCCTCGCGGCGTGGCATGCGCCGCTCGGCGGATGCGCTGAAGAAGCCGACCTATGCCGAGGACAAGGATTCCGGCGAACTGCGCCGTCCGCATCACCTCGACCTGAAGACCGGCATGTACAAGGGCCGGCAGGTGCTGAAAAAGAAGGAATCCTGA
- the mtgA gene encoding monofunctional biosynthetic peptidoglycan transglycosylase gives MRIVRILLLILLAVLLLPYLVTPFYRTGHPVSALMALRWLKGAPVSRQWVDFNAISPYLPRSVVGSEDAKFCSHRGVDWGALQDAIDDAEDGEPARGGSTITQQVAKNLFLWPGRSVVRKALELPLAMWIDLVLPKQRILEIYLNIAELGPSGQFGAEAASMYAFGRSAATLSAREAALLAAILPNPVRRSARNPGPGVRRLAGTYMARANAAALQRCWSENRAF, from the coding sequence TTGCGCATTGTCCGAATTTTGCTGCTGATCCTGCTCGCGGTGCTGTTGCTGCCTTATCTGGTGACGCCGTTCTACCGAACCGGCCATCCGGTGTCGGCGCTGATGGCCTTGCGCTGGCTCAAGGGCGCGCCGGTATCCCGGCAATGGGTCGATTTCAACGCGATTTCGCCTTACCTGCCGCGCTCGGTGGTGGGCTCCGAAGACGCCAAATTCTGCAGCCATCGCGGGGTCGATTGGGGCGCGTTGCAGGATGCGATCGACGATGCCGAGGACGGTGAGCCCGCCCGCGGCGGTTCGACCATCACCCAGCAGGTGGCCAAGAACCTGTTCCTGTGGCCGGGCCGCAGCGTGGTCCGCAAGGCGCTGGAACTGCCCTTGGCGATGTGGATCGATCTGGTGCTGCCCAAGCAGCGGATTCTGGAAATCTATCTCAACATCGCTGAACTCGGCCCATCCGGGCAGTTCGGGGCTGAGGCCGCTTCGATGTATGCGTTCGGCCGTTCGGCCGCGACGCTTTCGGCGCGCGAGGCGGCCTTGCTGGCGGCGATCCTGCCCAATCCCGTCAGGCGCAGCGCCCGCAATCCCGGGCCCGGGGTACGCCGTCTGGCCGGGACCTATATGGCGCGGGCCAACGCGGCGGCACTGCAGCGCTGCTGGAGCGAAAATCGTGCTTTTTGA